AGTTTTTTTCACCGTATCAGTCAAGGAAATTCTCAAATCCCGGTAAGCCTGCTCTGTTGAAACGGAAAAAGGCGGCATAACCAGCACAGCGGTCCAGTCCAGGGGAATGGAGACCGGTTCCAGTTCATCCCCGATGCCTGTGGCATAAGCCGTTCCTCCTGTCAAAAAAAAGGGAACATCCGCTCCCAGGGAGAGGGCCAGGGATTTGAGGGGTGGTTCCCGGTGGCAGAAAGGTCGGAAAAATTTGAGGATAGCCGCTGCATCGGAAGATCCTCCTCCCAATCCTGCACCCGGCGGAATCTGTTTATCCACGAAAATGTCCGCTCCCAGATCTTCAGGCAGCCAGGGCTTTAACGCGGTCACGGCTTGAAGGATGAGGTTGGATTCATCCAGGGGGATATCATCCCTGTTGGAGACCAGAGTATAACGACCGGAGCGATTTACCCCGATGTGGATATCATCGGCAAAATCCATCTCCTGAAAAAT
The DNA window shown above is from Candidatus Neomarinimicrobiota bacterium and carries:
- the ispE gene encoding 4-(cytidine 5'-diphospho)-2-C-methyl-D-erythritol kinase, giving the protein MKTSIQAYAKINIGLRILGRRPSDGYHLLETIFQEMDFADDIHIGVNRSGRYTLVSNRDDIPLDESNLILQAVTALKPWLPEDLGADIFVDKQIPPGAGLGGGSSDAAAILKFFRPFCHREPPLKSLALSLGADVPFFLTGGTAYATGIGDELEPVSIPLDWTAVLVMPPFSVSTEQAYRDLRISLTDTVKKTNIPSFLRQGFAWRFFENDFERVIIPAYPQIGEIKSALLEAGAEISALSGSGSTVYGIFCSDDKARTCIPKLQDYGRIALCQPRGLT